In Armatimonadota bacterium, a single genomic region encodes these proteins:
- a CDS encoding ABC transporter substrate-binding protein yields MRRSALALLVAFVLAGTTAALSAAAPAPRFSLPGIPNPGVNMRAPEIGKYGGTYIISQISDPRTFNPIVVQDTASGAVTGAFADGLVEQNYLTGEIEPSLAESWSVSPDGRTWTFTLREGIVWSDGQPLTTADVEFSAKAIFTPGVDNSFRNLLTFRGEPVRWRVLDRRRIQFMTPRNQPPVGLFLRFIGFPIVPKHKLEAALNAGGQQFTQSWGINANPRDIVGSGPFVLQSYTPGQRVIMLRNTRYWKVDRQGQRLPYLTRYVILVVPNTEAARLKFLARETDAYGARPREFAELKALERQHNFTIYDGPETFTREFLVLNQNPNAPISKTKVAWFSDVRFRRALAHAIDQQTIINQVYAGRATPPTSDVSVGNTLYYNRNLRPYPYDLNRAQQLLAEAGYRKGPDGVLRDAQGNVVEFTIVTNAGNQDREAIGNIVRQDFVKLGIRATFTTEAFPSLVSKLTGTYNWEAIIIGFTGGIEPCTARNLWLSSGDLHMWNPNQKQPATAWEAEVDRLFEQCGTEVDQNKRKAILARFQEVVYENLPMLYFPYVKTQPALRNTIGNVKLGLQGVTGELDTRYFKGAYRP; encoded by the coding sequence ATGCGGAGGAGTGCACTGGCTCTGCTCGTGGCGTTCGTCCTGGCCGGGACGACCGCGGCGCTGAGTGCAGCCGCCCCGGCGCCCCGCTTCAGCCTCCCCGGGATCCCGAACCCCGGGGTGAACATGCGGGCGCCGGAGATCGGGAAGTACGGCGGGACGTACATCATCTCCCAGATCTCCGACCCCCGGACCTTCAACCCCATCGTCGTGCAGGACACCGCCTCAGGGGCGGTCACGGGGGCGTTCGCGGATGGGCTCGTCGAGCAGAACTACCTCACCGGGGAGATCGAACCCTCGCTGGCGGAGTCCTGGAGCGTCAGCCCGGACGGGCGCACCTGGACCTTTACCCTCCGGGAGGGGATCGTCTGGTCGGACGGTCAGCCGCTCACCACGGCGGACGTGGAGTTCAGCGCCAAGGCGATCTTCACCCCGGGCGTGGACAACAGCTTCAGGAACCTGCTGACCTTCCGCGGGGAGCCCGTCCGCTGGCGCGTGCTGGACCGCCGCCGCATCCAGTTCATGACCCCGCGCAACCAGCCCCCGGTGGGACTCTTCCTGCGGTTCATCGGCTTCCCCATCGTGCCCAAGCACAAGCTCGAGGCGGCGCTGAACGCGGGCGGACAGCAGTTCACCCAGTCCTGGGGCATCAACGCCAACCCTCGGGACATCGTGGGGAGCGGGCCCTTCGTCCTCCAGTCCTACACCCCCGGCCAGCGGGTGATCATGCTGCGGAACACCCGCTACTGGAAGGTGGACCGGCAGGGGCAGCGCCTCCCCTACCTGACCCGCTACGTCATCCTGGTCGTGCCCAACACGGAGGCGGCCCGCCTGAAGTTCCTGGCCCGGGAGACCGACGCGTATGGCGCGCGGCCCCGGGAGTTCGCCGAGCTGAAGGCGCTGGAGCGCCAGCACAACTTCACCATCTACGACGGCCCGGAGACCTTCACCCGGGAGTTCCTGGTCTTGAACCAGAACCCCAACGCCCCCATCAGCAAGACGAAGGTGGCCTGGTTCTCCGACGTGCGCTTCCGCCGGGCCCTGGCCCACGCCATCGACCAGCAGACGATCATCAACCAGGTCTACGCCGGCCGGGCCACACCGCCCACCAGCGACGTCAGCGTGGGTAACACGCTCTACTACAACCGCAACCTGCGCCCGTATCCCTATGACCTGAACCGGGCCCAGCAGCTGTTGGCCGAGGCCGGCTACCGCAAGGGGCCCGACGGGGTGCTGCGCGACGCGCAGGGCAACGTCGTCGAGTTCACCATCGTCACCAACGCCGGCAACCAGGACCGCGAGGCCATCGGCAACATCGTCCGGCAGGACTTCGTCAAGCTGGGCATCCGCGCCACCTTCACCACGGAGGCCTTCCCGTCCCTGGTGAGCAAGCTGACCGGGACCTACAACTGGGAGGCCATCATCATCGGCTTCACCGGCGGCATCGAACCCTGCACTGCCCGCAACCTGTGGCTGAGCTCGGGCGACCTGCACATGTGGAACCCCAACCAGAAGCAGCCGGCCACGGCGTGGGAGGCCGAGGTGGACCGGCTCTTCGAGCAGTGCGGGACCGAGGTGGACCAGAACAAGCGCAAGGCCATCCTGGCCCGCTTCCAGGAGGTCGTCTACGAGAACCTGCCGATGCTCTACTTCCCCTACGTCAAGACCCAGCCGGCGCTGCGTAACACCATCGGCAACGTCAAGCTGGGCCTGCAGGGTGTCACAGGCGAGCTGGACACGCGCTACTTCAAGGGCGCGTACCGCCCGTAG
- a CDS encoding ABC transporter permease produces the protein MLRYIVRRLFHMVPLLFGVTLISFIVIHLSPGDFLAEIRLNPVVDPAVVEEMRRNLGLDQPVHIQYLKWLWSVLHFDFGYSFAYHVPVSWLLGSRLLNTLILNLGALVLAWLIAIPIGIHAATRQYSWSDNALSMVAYLGISTPTFFSGLLLLYLAFVTGWLPIGGMTSIEYDTLPWYGKVLDVARHMLVPATVLAFGAAAGLMRQMRANLLEVLRQDYVRTARAKGLADRPVTYKHAVRNAINPLITIFGFEIGALLSGSAILENVVGWPGLGQLILESVVRKDLYVVMGALLLGSVTLILGNLIADLLLAVADPRIRYD, from the coding sequence ATGCTGCGCTACATCGTCCGCCGCCTGTTCCACATGGTCCCCCTGCTCTTCGGGGTGACCCTCATCTCCTTCATCGTCATCCACCTCTCCCCGGGGGACTTTCTGGCGGAGATCCGCCTCAACCCGGTGGTGGACCCGGCGGTGGTCGAGGAGATGCGCCGCAACCTGGGGCTGGACCAGCCGGTGCACATCCAGTACCTGAAGTGGCTGTGGTCGGTGCTGCACTTCGACTTCGGCTACTCCTTCGCCTACCACGTGCCGGTGAGCTGGCTGCTGGGCAGCCGCCTCCTCAACACCCTCATCCTCAACCTGGGGGCGCTGGTCCTGGCCTGGCTCATCGCCATCCCCATCGGCATCCACGCCGCCACCCGCCAGTACTCCTGGTCCGACAACGCGCTGTCCATGGTGGCCTACCTGGGGATCTCCACGCCGACCTTCTTCTCCGGGCTGCTGCTGCTCTACCTGGCCTTCGTCACGGGCTGGCTGCCCATCGGCGGCATGACCTCCATCGAGTACGACACCCTCCCGTGGTACGGGAAGGTCCTGGACGTGGCCCGGCACATGCTCGTCCCCGCCACGGTGCTGGCCTTCGGCGCGGCGGCGGGACTGATGCGGCAGATGCGGGCCAACCTGCTGGAGGTGCTACGCCAGGACTACGTGCGCACCGCCCGGGCCAAGGGGCTGGCTGACCGGCCGGTGACCTACAAGCACGCCGTGCGTAACGCCATCAACCCCCTCATCACGATCTTCGGCTTCGAGATTGGCGCGCTGCTCTCGGGCTCGGCGATCCTGGAGAACGTGGTCGGCTGGCCGGGGCTGGGCCAGCTCATCCTGGAGTCGGTGGTGCGCAAGGACCTCTACGTCGTCATGGGGGCGCTGCTGCTCGGCAGTGTGACGCTCATCCTGGGGAACCTGATCGCCGACCTCCTCCTGGCGGTGGCCGACCCGCGGATCCGCTATGACTAG
- a CDS encoding ABC transporter permease — MTSARVPARSRPLPLTGLATTEAARVIRRTPGELAWRQLRKHRVAMVGLGILAVLYTMMLFAEFLAPYPLDFTDRNRFFHPPILPRFVDAEGRIHLRPFVYATTLVDPQLRIYRPDTSRRYPVRFFVQGEPYRLLWIIPTRVHLFGVEEPGRIFLMGTDQFGRDLFSRILYGSRVSLLIGIMVVSITIPIGMVYGGIAGYYGGRVDNIMMRVVEAIIALPGFYLLITLSAILPTNVGCTTRFYLIVIILSFLGWTGFSRLIRGYVLSLKEREFVLAARALGRDDLGIILRHILPNTASLVLVVATLSIPGAILGESGLSFLGFGVREPCASWGNLLTAGTNLINLSRSPWLLLPGVFIVLAVVAYNFLGDGLRDAFDPRLRSG; from the coding sequence ATGACTAGCGCCCGCGTCCCCGCCCGCTCGCGCCCGCTGCCCCTGACCGGCCTGGCGACGACGGAGGCGGCGCGGGTGATCCGGCGGACCCCCGGGGAGCTGGCCTGGCGGCAGCTGCGCAAGCACCGCGTGGCCATGGTGGGGTTGGGGATCCTGGCCGTCCTCTACACGATGATGCTCTTCGCGGAATTCCTCGCCCCCTACCCGCTCGACTTCACCGATCGCAACCGCTTCTTCCACCCGCCCATCCTGCCGCGCTTCGTCGACGCCGAGGGGCGCATCCACCTGCGGCCGTTCGTCTACGCCACGACGCTGGTCGACCCGCAGCTGCGCATCTACCGGCCGGACACCTCCCGGCGGTACCCGGTGCGGTTCTTTGTGCAGGGCGAGCCCTACCGCCTGCTGTGGATCATCCCCACCCGGGTGCACCTCTTCGGGGTGGAGGAGCCGGGGCGCATCTTCCTCATGGGCACCGACCAGTTCGGGCGGGACCTCTTCAGCCGCATCCTCTACGGCTCCCGGGTCTCCCTGCTCATCGGCATCATGGTCGTCTCCATCACCATCCCCATCGGCATGGTCTACGGCGGGATCGCCGGCTACTACGGCGGGCGGGTGGACAACATCATGATGCGCGTCGTCGAGGCCATCATCGCCCTGCCTGGCTTCTACCTGCTGATCACCCTCAGCGCCATCCTCCCCACCAACGTGGGGTGCACCACCCGCTTCTACCTCATCGTCATCATCCTGAGCTTCCTTGGGTGGACGGGGTTCTCCCGGCTGATCCGTGGCTACGTCCTCTCCCTGAAGGAGCGGGAGTTCGTCCTGGCCGCCCGGGCCCTGGGGCGGGACGACCTGGGTATCATCCTGCGCCACATCCTGCCCAATACGGCCTCCCTGGTCCTCGTGGTGGCCACCCTGTCGATCCCCGGGGCCATCCTGGGGGAGTCGGGGCTAAGCTTCCTGGGGTTCGGGGTGCGGGAACCCTGTGCCTCCTGGGGCAACCTGCTCACGGCCGGCACCAACCTGATCAACCTCTCCCGGTCGCCCTGGCTACTCTTGCCGGGGGTGTTCATCGTCCTGGCGGTCGTGGCCTACAACTTCCTGGGGGATGGGCTGCGGGATGCCTTCGACCCGCGACTGCGCTCCGGGTGA
- a CDS encoding excisionase family DNA-binding protein: MARKPERVTTQGDLLTVAQVAAYLQLNRLTVYRYIREGRLEAVRMGRTIRVRRVDVQRFLEAQRVVPKGAAPSRPVAQPGQPAPSSLERGSARRPHPVTSPVKHSDEIYVGPPREEQSPSREAVVTPSPLDWVIRGLH, translated from the coding sequence ATGGCCCGTAAGCCCGAGCGTGTTACCACCCAGGGGGACCTGCTCACCGTAGCCCAGGTGGCTGCCTACCTCCAGCTCAACCGCCTGACCGTCTACCGCTACATCCGTGAAGGCCGACTCGAGGCGGTGCGGATGGGTCGGACGATCCGGGTTCGGCGGGTGGACGTGCAGCGGTTCCTGGAGGCCCAGCGGGTGGTGCCCAAGGGAGCAGCGCCTTCTCGGCCGGTAGCTCAGCCTGGCCAGCCAGCCCCCTCCAGTCTGGAGAGGGGCTCCGCCCGGCGGCCGCACCCCGTGACCTCTCCCGTCAAGCACAGTGACGAGATCTACGTGGGGCCGCCCCGAGAGGAGCAGAGTCCGTCCCGGGAGGCGGTGGTCACGCCTAGTCCTCTCGACTGGGTGATCCGGGGCCTCCACTGA